tagccaaaaagaccaatgcaATTGATGACTGTGTAAGGGGTCCAGGCCATGAACCACAAGGAAATGGTTACCAAAGCCACCTTGGCCAATTTGCCTTCTGCCGATTTATCAGCATCCTCAGAGGAACGCAAAGATTTGACATTCATTTTCTTGGCTTGCTCTCGCATGGCTTTCTCATGGGCAGATACAGCCTttataaggaaaaaaaaaagaattattttcttgttttttgccTTCGGAGTTTTGAATTCACTTACAGCAATTATGAACCAATAAGAATAGCAGATCAAAAACAAAGGCATGATGTAGACAAAAACAGTGTAAAGTATCAAATAGCTCATGGGATTGATATCATGATTCAAATAATCAATGCCACATGAGGTCAAATTGCCCTCGGGCACATAACTGCAAAGAAAAGATGAATTTTTCACATAAATCTTTTTAAACTCTTAGGGCTTTGTTCACACTCTTACCGACTCCAACCAAATAAGGGGGCCAAAGTCCAAATGCCACTCATGACCCATATGAAAATGATCTTGAAAATGGCCAATTTTATGGTCATCGGTTGACCCGACATGCCCTTGACAATGACATTGTAACGATCCAATGCCACCATACACATGGACCATATGGAACTGCAACCAAATGCCGAACCTAATGCAGCATAGACATCGCACATCAATGGACCCCATACCCAGGTttcgaaatataaatttgtaCCCATCATTGGTGTGTTCATCACCATCATGCCAAAATCGGAGATGGCCAAATTGATGACCAGCAAATTGGCCGGGGTACGCAGTGACTTTGTAGTTCCAAAAATGTAAATAACCGTACCATTGCCGATCCAAGCCAGTATACCAATGGTAAATAGGTAGGTTGAGAGAATTTTATACCATATGGGGTCCATGGCGGGAAATTGACTCCAATAGGAACTGACCAAATGTGCCATTTCGGGTAAAACCTAGAATGGAAAGCAAAATGAATAGAAAGCAGGTATGAATACACTgagaaatttttgcttttatgccctccaccatggaatagatcattctgttttttttattggtgCAGGTAATTGGGGATTGGATGATCGCTTCAGATTCAAAAATGCTTTACATTCCACTTTGAAAATAAATCACTTCATAATGAAATTTCGGATTTCTTAGCTCTGTCTGACAGTGGGTGTTAGACGAAACTCAATTGACATTCCATCGGCTCCGATTGCCTTTTTCTAGCAACtccaaattttctgatgttctgcaCAGGCTTCGaaaccaggtgttcagcgtcataggcattCTGGTCTAAGCCCTAGTAGATTTACTTTTTCCtacatttggcagaaatttcgttcataaagtattgggttgcccaaaaagtaattgcggatttttcatatagtcggcgttgacaaattttttcacagcttgtgactctgtaattgcattctttcttctgtcagttatcagctgttaattttagcttgcgttagaataaaatgtaaaaagtatatttgattaaagttcattctaagttttattaaaaatgcatttactttcttttaaaaaatccgcaattactttttgggcaacccatacattTATGACCTCTTACATTCATACCAAATACAGTCAAAATAGAGACATGCATTGATACTcacataaaccgacctcctAATTTAATTCCATGAGCTTCTAAAGCCAAAACGAACCCCATATTCCAAAGCAACAGCTCTTTATACAATACATGCACCGAAGTCCACAACCCCCGGTAGCTGCCCTTTCGATACACCCTCTcgaactactactactaaatttcctatgaacattcaattaaagaacaggggatttatctctcatatcaatgagtgcagtctgattaaagtttaagttcaatgacaaGGGTCCTctatttttatgccgagtccaaaacggcgtgccgcatagcgacaccacttggtgaagaagttttaacatggcaggatacctcacaaatgtaggcaGCATTAGTAAGGTGATAACCCccgttgaaaatttgttctgattttCACGCcggtatttgaacccaggcgttcggcgtcataggtgaacatgctaacctctgcgccacggtggctccCTCGGTATGCGTGTCCTAATTCgcccctctgtctgttgaaatcacactacagtctacAAAGAATAATGATACTGAGCTGAATCTTAGCttacatcatttttttttactataagcaggttaaattcgataatggactatatcggactatattttcatAAGGCCCCCACATAGACTTATCTCtcgaaggtcttgggcccataaaaggcccattgataaccctattttgcttctataagaggtttatattgggttgcccaaaaagtaattgcggattttttaaaagaaagtaaatgcatttttaataaaacttagaatgaactttaatcaaatatacttttctaaAACacgcttaaagtaacagctgataactgacagaagaaaaaatgcaattacagagccacaagttgtgaaaaaaatttatcaacgccgactatatgaaaaatccgcaattactttttgggcaaccctataaaaGGTCTTGAGACcatcgaccgatctctcaatataaggtCTTGGGTACATACCctatttccccgaaatttggatcaggTTTACAGAAGAGCTTTCTAGAaggatctctcgatataaagtatTGGGCCTTTAAAACCTTGAGGTGAAATTTTCCCTCGTTGGATATCAGCGTTGATTTCATAAATTGCGATTGCTGTGCACACTATCACTACACGTATTAGCCGAGGTCCCAACCAGTTCAGGCCGTGTTATAGGACTATCTCGGTTGCTCTCGACCATCATCCGCAGCGCCAAAAAGATAAAAGTTTGAGATCAGATGAGCATTtaacactgatgctgaagaatttggATTGAGTACATGACCAAGGTCCTCAACATGCCTCGTCACCGTCAACCTGCCGCTTTAAAACAAACCATCTTCCGATTGAACGTTTTGACCCTATAAGGGGCGgctttttatcagatttgatagaaattttgcacaacgacctgtcctttgaccttcaacatacttgccccatatggtctgaatcagttcataacctaatatagctcctatttaaaccgatctcgcgattttacttcttgagcttccaaatgacttaattcttatccgatttggctaaaattttgcacagtgactttctGACTTTCTGCTGTAACAttcgtgcctagtatggtccgaatcggttttaaatctgatatagctcccatataaaccgatctcccgatttaacttcttgagctcccaaatgACGTAATTCAtatccgctgaaattttgcacagtgactttttatATGTCTTTttacatacgtgccaaatatggtctaaatatgTCCAtttccagatatagctcccatataaaccgatctcccgattaagcttcttgggtctctagaggtcgtaactctaattcgatttggctgaaattttgcacggtcaCGGTTTCTATGACCGCTAATATAAGAGTAAAAAaattggtctgaatcggtgcataaactgatatagctcccatataaaccgatctcccaattatacttcttgagcctctgcgtaattcttatccctgttggctgaatttttgcacagtgactttttatAACCTCTAATATACTCGCCAAATagtgtctgaatcggtccataacctgacatagctcccatataaaccgatctctcgattatatttcttgagcctatagagggcgtaattcttatccgatttggcagaaattttacacaatgactttttttgtaactttcaacatacgtgccaagtatggcttggATTGATCTAGAaattgaaatagctcccatttaaaccgatttccctatgcaatttcttgagcctccagagggcgtaattcttatccgatttggcagaagttttgcTCAGTGACTtgctaccctttctcaaaaagggtaataaaactatcttttcctaagggaaaaggtaataaaactgccatttcccaagggaaagggtaataaaactactctttcccaaagaatGATatgctaaaactaccttttccgaAAGTACAGGGTACTAGGTTagattagattgaaaagagggtgcagatataaatccgccccatgccactatggacatacacctaatcggcttcttgtgcgctTTAAACACTATtaggtaacctcgaaaaagaatattttaggttaggaattccgttcaaaatacttacaaaatccttatttgtttttcatactctaagttggttcatgtctggtatcgtgtccccacggTATGCTGTTCCGCAGTGTTACATGCgtcacccacgcccttaaatcggactgcgtcgacctgaaaggcttcgggttaaccaagtttgtcgacgacagttctctggcctttactgccaattcgtctgctctttcattcccacttactccgttatggcccggcaaccaaacgatgcggattgtgccatcctccgataaggcgttaatctccctcttacactgcaagactgttagtgaccttacgcttctggttgttattgcccttatagccaTTTACTGTCCGCGtacatgttcacactcgacgtcctcgcgttagtaccacaccaccccacgcattccttgatcgcccggatcgcagtctaaaacagatctcagtccctgggttctcaatgtaggcccccaggcccactctgtctgctagctttgatccatccgtgtaacctGATCTTCCAGAgggcaatactaaggttccgtcagtctaagactgtgccactggcagcagtgtctcgcactcgacctcaagtgtcgtctcagatatccgatcggaaaccttttcccttgtactaaaactagcatGGATTTTGTAATCCAAAGTTTTCAACAGATAAAA
This Stomoxys calcitrans chromosome 2, idStoCalc2.1, whole genome shotgun sequence DNA region includes the following protein-coding sequences:
- the LOC106092325 gene encoding opsin Rh1 codes for the protein MERFANQPFGPRYEAVGNGSVTDKVLPEMAHLVSSYWSQFPAMDPIWYKILSTYLFTIGILAWIGNGTVIYIFGTTKSLRTPANLLVINLAISDFGMMVMNTPMMGTNLYFETWVWGPLMCDVYAALGSAFGCSSIWSMCMVALDRYNVIVKGMSGQPMTIKLAIFKIIFIWVMSGIWTLAPLFGWSRYVPEGNLTSCGIDYLNHDINPMSYLILYTVFVYIMPLFLICYSYWFIIAAVSAHEKAMREQAKKMNVKSLRSSEDADKSAEGKLAKVALVTISLWFMAWTPYTVINCIGLFGYEGLTPLNTVWGACFAKSATVYNPIVYATSHPKYRIALKEKCPCCVFGKVDDGRTTASEGQSQASETETKA